A stretch of DNA from Cellulomonas xiejunii:
CAGGTCGTCCTTGCTGGCGGCGCTGGTGCCGCTCGTCCAGGGTTGGCAGCTGGCGACCGTGGTCGAGGTGCTCACCGACTGTCTGCTCTGGACCCGCGGTCAGGGCGAGTTCGTCACCGACGACGGCACCACGCACCACCTCGGCGACGACACGCTCGAAGCGATCGACTCGGTGCGCCCCACGCTGGAGCTGCTCGTGCAGAGCGGTGACGAGCCCGCGCTCCCAGCCCTGGCCGACCTGATTGCGGCGCTGCACGACGCCTGAGCGTCGGCAGCGCGCCGAAACCGGCCGGGCGACCGTCAGAAACGATGCGACCGCCGGTTCCCGCTGCGCCCTTGTCGCGGCGCCGCCAGGGCGGCAGAGTCCCCCTGTGACCTTACGCAGCGGTGCGGAGCTGGCCGACGTCGCCGAGCCGGCGTGGCCCCTGATCGCAGACGCGGTCGATACAGCCGTGGTGCCGGTGCGCGTCATCCGGGTCTCGCGTGATCGCGGTCTGCGCGAGCTGCGCCGCCTCCAGGTCTCGGCGGCGTCCGTCCTGGGAGCACTGGCCCTCAACTGCGGCGGCTTGGTCCTCGACGGGGGATGGGTGCGCATCCTCGGCGCGGGTGCGGAGCACCTGCCCTCGCTCGCGGACGCCAATGGGCTGGGCGACGGCGAGCACGAGGCTGCCGCTCCAGGGCGCCTCGTGGTGGCGTTCGACGTGCTCGGGGGCGTCTTCGCCGTCGACGGCGGCGCACTCGGCATCGGCCCGGGCGAGGTCTGCTACCGCGGCCCGGACACGCTGAGATGGGTCGGGCTGGGCGCGGGCCATGGCGCGTTCGTCCTGTCGGCACTGGACGGCGCGCTCGGCGACGACTTCTACGACGGGCTGCGATGGTCGTCGTGGCGCGAGGACGTGACCGCCCTGCAGCTGGACGAGGGGATGCACCTCTGGCCGCCACCGTTCAGTGCGGAGGGACGTGCCGCCGAAACGGTCAGCCGGTGCCCGGCCTCTCACGCGGAGCTCGTCGCCTACTACGACGACCTGGCTCGTCAGCTCGAGTCCGTGCCGGAAGGCGCGCGCTTCAACATCACGACGCGGGAGTGACCGGCTGGGAGTGCCGCCCGCGGGGTGAGGGTCTGCCGGCCGAGGGTGCTCACGACCATCGCACTCCTCGCCCCGCGTGGCCCCGCGGTCCGGTACGACCGGACCGGCGCCTCCGGTCGGTCCCACGGCGGGCCCCACTCGCTGAGCACGTCGACGAACACCCAGCGGGCGTCGGGCTCGGGTGGCGCGTAGCAGTAGACGGTCTTGCCGACGACGATCGACGCGGCGGGCAGCTCGGCGACGAGGCGGCCGCGCGTCCAGGCATCGATCCGGTCCGGGTCGCAGAGCGCCGTGACGACGCTCGCGAGGTCGTGCGCGGACAGACGGGGCACGTCGAGCCAGCCGAACAGGGCGGCGAGCTCGGCGTACCAGGCCGCCACCTCCGCGTTGCCCGTCGACCTCACGGTGAGGTCGTGCCCCTCGACCTGCACGTCTCCGCTCGCGAACCACCACAGCATCGACTCGGCGCCGGTCGACCCGAAGTCGTCGCGGCGGCGGCGGCTCATCTCCCGCGCGTACGCCTGCTCGCAGTCGTCGACGTACGCGAGCACCTCGAGGAGCTCGCGGCAGGAGACCTCGGCCGCGCGGGCGTCGGGCACGTACATGCCCGTGCGGTGGCACACCTGCTGGAACCGTCCGACCAGGCGCTCGCGGAGCTCTTCCAGGCTGGGCACGGCCGTCACCCTATCGAGGGCTGGTTGCCGGACGAGGGTGCTCAGTCACACCGGCTGGACGGAGACGCTCAGCCGCGTAGACGCATCGGCCTCGCCCGAACCGGTACGGCGCAGGCGGCTCGTCTTCCAGCCAACTGCTCCCCTGACGGCGACTGCGCGGTCCTAGCTCACCGGGTCGAACGTCTTCTGGAAGCGCGATAACTCTGCCGGCCGCTCTCCGGCACCACCTGGACAACGAAGTCAGGCAGGGCGTTCGCGGTGGGTCGGCCGTCGGAACCGACGGACTCCGGATCCTGGTCCCAGTCGACAACTGTCACGCGCACCTGGTATCTGCCAGCCGCGAGAGGAACGCGCGCAGTGGCGGCCTCCGGGTCACCTACGTGCTCGATACCGCTGAGGGCGGCCTCTTCGCCGGTCACGACCAGCAGGTACGGGTCGCTGGTCAGCCAGGCGTGACGAGACTCGCGCTCGGAGAGCACGTCGGGTGCGACGGCAATCCGGACGCCGTAGGCGCCGTCGGAGCCGATGTTGATCGGGACCAGTTCCCCGCCGGAGATCGCGGCGTCGAGACGGTCGTAGAGCTCCGACTCCCAGGTGTCGTAGTCGGTGATGCGGTCGAACGTGGAGGCGCACCAGAGCGCGAGCATCCCAGCATCGGTGGAGGCCGTCACCACACCGTTCTCGGTCACGCCCGGAGCCTAGACCCGAGTCGCAACAAGGGGCCCGCATGCGTCCCGGTCGCACCCGTAGGAACTCAGCGGAGTTGTCCGGGTGGCGCGGCCATGACCTGCGGGTGGACAGGTGGGTGAGACGACGGACGTCTCAGCTTCCTGTCCGAATCCTCTGAACCTGCCCCGCGAGTGGCCCGTTCCCCGGGTCAGGTGGCCCGCTGGTGAACGTCGGTCGTGGGTAGGCACGATGGCGGGTGATCAGGGGACCGGAACGGCGAGAGCGACGGGCGGGGCAGAGCGACCGCCCGGAGCCGAGTCCTGCCGGAGACGGCGGTGAGTGGCCGTCGCCGATTCGTGACGGGGAGTGGCTCGATGCCGCTGGGACGCGATGGCGGCGCCGTGGCGGTCTGTGCGCGGACAAGCGCGTGAGGCGCTTGTTGGGTTCGCCGAGGTCCGGGTTCTGCTGTTCTACGGACCACACGCACCGACGGAGGTCGAGCCAGCCGATCGGGACGCGTTTGCGCCGGTCGCGACGATGGCCCCGATCACGTCGTAGGCGATCGTCGCCCCGACGACCCACCGGATCCGCCGCTCGAGCGGCGCCCGACGGGCAACCGGCAAGGGCTCAGCCCCATGTCGCGAGCGCACGGCACGCCTCCCGGTCCTGGGGGAGACCGCAGTCCTCAAGAACCCGGCGGGCCTCGTCGTCCCCGGACGACCAGACACGGTCGGTCTCGACGAGGGCCTCGAGCAGGGCCCGCTGGGAGTCGCTCAGGGGGCGGTCCGGGAAGTACGGCTCGGGGAAGGCGAAGCGGGTCACGGCGCCCCAGCCGTCCACCACGACGTAGGAGTTGTTCCTGACGAAGTCGCACGCCGCCGGGGCGATCTCCTCGAAGCTCGGGCGGAACCGGAGCGCCGCGAGCACGAGCCGGGCGGTGGGGAGGCGCTCGACCGGTGGGCCGCCCAGCAGGTCGAGGATCACCTGCCGGGCTTGCGGGTCGTCCTGGTGGACGAGCGCGGCCAGAGCCCGGGCGACGGGGTCCGGGTCGTCGAGGAGGTCACGCACGTCCGCACCGAGATCCGCGAGGATGTCGACAAACTCCTGCCGGGGCTCGGTGCTGCGGTCCATCGCCGTGCGGACGAGGGCGGCGGCCTCCTCGCGCCGGTCCGCGAGGGGCGGCAGGAGGGCGATCGCCCCGAGCAGCCTCGCGTACAGGTAAGCGTCGTCGGGTGAGGACCTCTCCACCAGCGTCCTGACCGCCGGGTACCCCTCCGCGAGGGCGTCGACCACCAGCGGGAGCATCCACGCCTGGGAGCCCCACTGGATCCAGTCGTCCATGCACCAGGCGGTCTTCTCGAGGAACCCCACGATCTCCTCGACGGTGTCGGGGTGCGCCCGTCCCTCCGCCAGCAGCGTCGTCACCACCCGGATGGCCGGCGGGCCGGCGCTGAGCACCGCCCCCTGGTGGAGGATCGAGTCCCAGAGGTGCCGCACGGCCGCCTCGCGGGCTGTCTCGCTGGGACTGTGCTCGAGGGCGTGGAGGTGGCCCGGGGTGTCGGTCGCCGGACCGTGCGAGTGCTCCAGGACCGACCAGTCGACGTGCTGCATGACCGGGCAACCTAGCAGCGGCCGCGCCGGTGACTCGGTGACGCGCCGGCTCAGCCCACCTTGACCAGCTGCCACTCAACGGCAGCCTTGCCGTGTGGGTCAGCGCTGCCCTGCTGCTCGTCACCGGGATCGTCGCGCTGGTGCGGTGGGCCCGCAGCGAGGGCCTCGGCGCAGAGCGTGGCCGGTGAGCGGCGTGCTGGCGTCGGGCCCGCTCACCCGGTCCGGGGCGGGCGTCGTCGAACCCGGCAGCCTGCGACGCGGGCGGTCTCCGTCGCGCCCCAGCAGCTGCATGGGCTGCGCTGCGATCCGCACGCCACCTGGACGGGGTCGCCCGATCTGCCCGATCGGGGGGATGTCCGGATCCGTTGCTGTCAGCGCCTGGCAGTGTCGAGAGATCCGAAGACGTAAGGGTGTGCGGATCCGCGACGCCGCCTACGGTCTTGGCATGGTCAGACAGAACGTCTACGACGACGAGGGCTTCTTCACCGGCTACCAGCAGCTGCGGGCCACGCGCTCGGGCTTGAACGAGGCCTTGGAGCAGCCGGCGCTTCGTGCGCTGCTGCCTGACGTCGTAGGCGCGCGTGTCGTTGACCTGGGCTGTGGTGACGGCTCATTGGCCCGCGCTCTGACCGAGGCTGGCGCCGCCAGCGTGCTAGGGGTCGATCCCTCCGCGCGGATGCTCGCGCTGGCGCGGGCGCGCACCGAAGATCCCCGGGTTCGCTACGAGCAATTGTTCGCCGAGGACCTGCGCCTGCCCGATGCCTCCGTGGACCTGGTCGTCAGCAGCCTCGCGCTCCACTACATCCAGGATCTCGCAGGGCTGCTGGTGCGCATAGCGTCGTGGTTGCGCCCCGGCGGCAGCCTGGTGGCATCGATGGAGCATCCGGTCGTCACCGCCGCCCCCGGGCGTAGCAGTGAGGACGGATGGGTGGTGGCCGACTACGCGGAGGAGGGCGTACGGCACACCCGCTGGTACACCGACGACGTGATCAAGTTCCACCGCACGACGGGCACCGTGGTTGGCGCGCTCCTGCAGGCCGGGCTGGTGCTGACTGCCCTCGATGAGCCGGCGCCAACTCCGGCGGCGGTAAAGGAGCGTGTTGATCTGCAGGTACACCGCGACCGGCCTGCTCTGCTGCTGGTGCGTGCCGAGCGACCCTGAGGCCGCTGAGCGGTAGGCGAGGGGAGCGGGCCGGCACCCATGCACCGAAGATCCACCGCGTGTTTCCAGCTGCTTGAGCAGCGGGAGGGGGGAGGTGCAGGAACTCGCGCGACTTGTCCGGTGCCCAGCGCTCTGACCTGGGTACTGACATCTTCATGGGACGGCCGGGTCTGCCCTGGGGACTGGGCGGTGGTGACCGTCCAGTCGTCGCCGTGGAACACGGCTGATCGAGTGCGGTGCATCATCAACATCGCCGTCGCACCCGAGCCGTGGCTCAGGCTATGCGGCGATCGAGCTTCTCAGCGCTTCTCGCACGAGCCGAAGCCATCATGATGATGGACCAGGGCCCCAGCGTGGCCCTGGATGAGCTCCTTGACTTCGCCACCGCGAACTGGCTGCCGAGTGATCGCGAGGGGGCACGGCGCGACGAGGTCTGGATCCGCGAGCAGGCCGCAGCGGCCGACCCGAAGTAAGCGGTTCGCGAGGGTGTCGCGCGGCCATCAGCAGCGCACGGTCGCGCGCCGGACGCGCTGACGCGAAGCGGACAAGATGCGAACCCGGTGTAGGAACTCATCGAACTTGTCCGGCCCGAGGCTCTGACCTGCGGTGGGACAAGTAGTTGAGACACCTGCCATCTCACGCACTTGTCCACATCCTCAACGACCGGGAGGTGCGCGTCTGGTCAGCGGACGATGCCGGCCTGGAGTCGACCGCCAAGCGGTGCGAGCAGATCGTCGGCCACCTGGAGGAAGAGGGAGCGCTCGCCTGATGCGAACGCACCGATCAACCGGTCGGCAACGGCGGGGGCCCCGGTGCGGAGCCTGCGCAAGAGCCACTTCCCTGACCCGAGCCACTGCCGCTGCGTCAGGAGAAGCAGCTCGGACAGCGCGGTGAAGGCATCGGCCAAGAGCAGTGCACGCTCGCCGGGGTCGTCGGCGTCCGCCAGATCGTCGAGCAGAGCGCTGACGGCGTAACGGCGAACGTCGAGTGCGTGCTGCTCGATCCGCGGGCCAGCCGACAGCACGTCTCGTGCCCACGTCTGCAGATCGTGGAGTGCAGGCCCGGAGCGCAGGACTACGCCCTCGCTGAGCATCGTGAGGATGACCGGGCGGTGTGCGTCGACCTCGCGGCCGGCCCAGGTGCGGTACGCCTCGGGCGAGTACGCGAACACCTCTACGACGCGCCCGCTGTGCTCATATGTCGCTGCCAGACTCGACCGCCCGCCGTCCAGGGCGCCCGTCGGGCAGATCAGGACGAGGTCGAGATCGCTGGTCGGCGTGCTGGTGCCACTCGCGCTGCTTCCGGCGAGCACAGCACCGCAGGCCGCGGGAAACAGGCTGGCGATGAACTGTTCGGCGATCGCTGACTCGGCGTCGAGGGTCGGCACGCGCACGAGCCTAGAGGCGGTCACGGACCCCGTCCCGAGCCATGCCCATCTC
This window harbors:
- a CDS encoding DUF2625 family protein; protein product: MTLRSGAELADVAEPAWPLIADAVDTAVVPVRVIRVSRDRGLRELRRLQVSAASVLGALALNCGGLVLDGGWVRILGAGAEHLPSLADANGLGDGEHEAAAPGRLVVAFDVLGGVFAVDGGALGIGPGEVCYRGPDTLRWVGLGAGHGAFVLSALDGALGDDFYDGLRWSSWREDVTALQLDEGMHLWPPPFSAEGRAAETVSRCPASHAELVAYYDDLARQLESVPEGARFNITTRE
- a CDS encoding class I SAM-dependent methyltransferase; this encodes MVRQNVYDDEGFFTGYQQLRATRSGLNEALEQPALRALLPDVVGARVVDLGCGDGSLARALTEAGAASVLGVDPSARMLALARARTEDPRVRYEQLFAEDLRLPDASVDLVVSSLALHYIQDLAGLLVRIASWLRPGGSLVASMEHPVVTAAPGRSSEDGWVVADYAEEGVRHTRWYTDDVIKFHRTTGTVVGALLQAGLVLTALDEPAPTPAAVKERVDLQVHRDRPALLLVRAERP
- a CDS encoding nucleotidyltransferase domain-containing protein, with the protein product MPTLDAESAIAEQFIASLFPAACGAVLAGSSASGTSTPTSDLDLVLICPTGALDGGRSSLAATYEHSGRVVEVFAYSPEAYRTWAGREVDAHRPVILTMLSEGVVLRSGPALHDLQTWARDVLSAGPRIEQHALDVRRYAVSALLDDLADADDPGERALLLADAFTALSELLLLTQRQWLGSGKWLLRRLRTGAPAVADRLIGAFASGERSLFLQVADDLLAPLGGRLQAGIVR